The segment GTGTCCTTGAGCGATTCGCCGTCGTAGACGCGCATCTTCGAGTAGATCGCCGAGTTCTCGGGTTCCTTGAGGCGCGTCAGTACCGAGAACTGCGCCATCATCTCCAGCGTGCCGGGTGCACAGGGCGCCTTCGACAGCGTGCTGCCCTGCAGCAGCTTGTTGTAGATCTTGACCTCCTCGGACACCTGCAGGCAGTACGGCACCTTGACGATGTAGACGCGGTCGAGGAAGGCCTCGTTGTTCTTGTTGTTGCGGAAGGTCTGCCATTCGGATTCGTTCGAATGCGCCATGATGGTGCCGTTGAACGGGATCGCGGAGAAACCCTCGGTACCCTTGTAATTGCCCTCCTGCGTGGCCGTGAGCAGGGGGTGCAGCATCTTGATCGGTGCCTTGAACATTTCGACGAATTCGAGCAATCCCTGGTTGGCGAGGCACAGCCCGCCTGAGTAGGAGTAGGCATCGGGGTCGTCCTGACCGAAGAATTCGAGCTTGCGGATGTCGACCTTGCCGACCAGCGAGGAAATGTCCTGATTGTTCTCGTCGCCCGGCTCGGTCTTGGTGATCGCCACCTGCTTGAGCACCGAGGGCTGCACGCGCACCACCTTGAAGCGCGTCAGGTCGCCTTCATACTCGGCGAGGCGCTTGATCGCCCAGGGCGAGGCGATGCCGCTGAGGGCGCGGCGCGGGATGCCGAATTCCTTCTCCAGCATCTCGCCGTCGCGCTCCGGCAGGAACAGGCCCAGCGGCGATTCGTTGATCGGCGAACCCTTGAGCGCGTAGATCGGGTAGGACTCCATCAGCACCTTGAGGCGCTCGGCGATCGAGGACTTGCCGCCGCCCACCGGGCCCAGCAGATACAGCACCTGCTTGCGTTCCTCCAGGCCCTGAGCGGCATGGCGGAAGTAGGCGACGATCTGCTGGATCACGTCTTCCATGCCGTAGAACTCGCGGAAGGCGGGATAGCGGCGGATGACGCGGTTGGAGAAAATCCGGGACAGTCGCGGATCGTTGCGGGTATCGACGAATTCCGGTTCGCCGATCGCTGCGAGCATGCGCTCGGCAGGCGATGCATAGGCAAGGGGGTCTTCCTTGCACAGCATCAGGTATTCCTGAAGCGACATTTCCTCGTCACGTGCCTTGAGGAAGTTGTCGCGGAATTTCTCGAAGATTTCCATCAGCCGTTACCTCGTCATTGACAGACAGGGCCTGTTCAGGCCCATCAGTCCCGACGAAGTCCGGTGAGACTGCCCGCAACTCGTCGGGAATCCGACAGCTTTCAGGCAAACCCGTGCAAGAATCGATGCACGTCTGTACGTACTGCTCGAAAAAGTTTGCCCGAATTTGCCTTTCGCGATCGTCGAAAGAAAGAGCGTGGGCTGCAGCCACCTGCAATCTCACTGTAACGCGAAGTGCAGGTTTGTGGGGAGCCGTCGAAGGCAATCCGATGTGCGGTAGGGCTGCGCCGAAACGCTGCATCGGATTGCAGAGCTTGGACTTCGGATAACGCACAAAGTTGCCGTGCGATGACGCCGTTTTCGTGTAATCCGCTTCTGACGCGAATCGTCCGCAAAGACCTACGCGGCAGCCGACCGACGGTCGTTCAGTCCAGGCGCAGGCGCAACCAGCTGCCAATCAGCTCGATCTCTTCCAGACAGACCTGATGCTCCATCGGGTAGTCCTGCCACTGTACGGAGTAGCCCATGGCACGCAGCGCATCGCGGCTGTCCTCGCCCAGCTTGGCGGGCAGGACCGGATCGCGTGTGCCGTGACACATCAGGATCGGCAGGTCGCGATTGGTGGCGCTGGCTTCGGAGGCGAGCTGCCCGGCCAGCGGCAGATAGGTGGACAGGGCGAGCAGACCGCCCAGTCGCAGCGGATGGCGCAGCGCCGTGTGCAGCGCAATCGCACCGCCCTGCGAGAAGCCGGCCAGGATGATCCTCTCGGCAGCGATTCCGGCCTCGATCTGCGCCTGGATCAAGCCGTAGACCCGCGCAGCGGACGCGCGCACCCCGGTTTCGTCCTGCAGGCCGTTGCGGTCCAGGCTCAGGATGTCGTACCAGCCGCGCATCGGCATCCCGCCGTTGAGCGTGATCGGCCGCAGCGGCGCGTTCGGGAACAGGTAGCGAGGTGGTGTGGGCAGGGCCAAGGCTTCGGCCACCGGCACGAAATCGAAACCGTCGGCGCCCAGGCCGTGCAGCCAGATGACGGCCGCGCTGGGTGCTGCATCCGGTTCGGCGTAGACGCAGTCGTCGGTCTGGCGGATTTTCAGGCTGTGGCTCATCGGTGGCTCGTCGGGTCGGTTGCGGGCAAGGACACGGGTAGAATGCCGCATTGCGATGCCTGACAAGCCTCCGATTACCCGACGCCGCCTGCGAAGACTGATGTTCAAGCGATTGCCTGCCTTGCTGTGCCTGCCGATGCTCGCCGCGCTGTGCGCCTGCGGCCAGACCGGCAGTCTGTACCTGCCCGACCAGAAATCCGATTTGGTGGGGATTCCGGAAGACTCCCGCGAGGCCGCGCAGGCCGCCCCGATCGCCAAGCCGGCGAACCAGGCCGAGGACGAGGACGAAGAGGCAGCGACGCCGGACGAGGCGTCCGAAACGCTCGATTCGTCCGAGGGTGACGCTGGCACTGCGCCGGCCGCATCCGATTCAGAACCCGACACAGCCGGCAAGGAATAAGCCCGTGGACCACTTCGAATACCGCGACGGCACGCTGTGCGCCGAGGACGTCGCCCTCAGCGAGATTGCGCGCGTCCATGGCACGCCCAGCTTCGTCTATTCGCGCGCCACCCTGAGTCGGCACTTCCAGGCTTTCGATCAGGCGCTGGCGGGAATGCCGCATTTGATCTGCTATGCGGTCAAGGCCAATTCCAATCTTGCCGTGCTGCAGATACTGGAACGGCTCGGTGCCGGTTTCGACATCGTGTCCGGCGGCGAGCTGGATCGCGTCATGCGCGCTGGCGCGCCGGCAAGGCGTATCGTTTTCTCGGGTGTCGGCAAGACCGAAACCGAGATGCGGCAGGCGCTCACGGTCGGCATCCGCTGCTTCAATGTGGAGTCCGAAGCGGAACTGGAGCGGCTCAACCGTGTGGCGGTGGCGATGAACAAGCGCGCGCCGGTGTCGTTCCGCGTGAATCCGGACGTCGATCCCAAGACTCACCCGTATATTTCCACCGGACTCAAGGAGAACAAGTTCGGTGTGGACATCGCCAGCGCCGAGCGGCTCTATCTGCAGGCGACCGAACTGCCAGGCGTGGAAGTGGTCGGTGTCGGTTGTCATATCGGCTCGCAGCTGCTCGATCTTTCCCCGTTTATGGATGCGCTGGACCGTCTGCTGGCCTTGGTCGAGCGCCTCAAGGCGCAGGGCATCACGCTGCGTCATATCGACGTGGGCGGCGGTCTGGGCGTGCGCTATCGCGACGAGAATCCACCAGATCCGGCGGCGCTGGCCGCCGCGATCCGGCCGAAACTGGAAGCCACCGGCCTGGAAGTGATGATGGAGCCAGGCCGCGCCATCGCCGGTAACGCCGGCGTGCTGCTGACGCGCGTGGAGTACCTCAAGCCGGCCGGCAACAAGCATTTCTGCATCGTCGACGCGGCGATGAACGATCTGATCCGGCCGGCGCTCTATGATGCCTGGCAGGCGATCGTGCCGGTGCGCCAGCGCAGTGACCTGGAGTCGCGGACCTATGATGTGGTCGGCCCGGTCTGCGAGTCCGGCGACTGGCTGGGCCATGATCGCGAACTGGCGGTGTCGCCCGGAGATCTGCTGGCGGTGCGTACCGCCGGCGCCTACGGCTTCACGATGGCGTCCAACTACAACAGCCGTCCACGCGCAGCCGAGGTCATGGTCGACGGGGCTGCGGTGCATCTGGTGCGTGCCCGCGAGACCTACGACGATCTGGTGCGCGGTGAGGCGATGTTGCCGCTGTGAGCGAGCCCGTCATCAAGCCGCTGGTCCTGATCGACGGATCGAACTGGCTGTATCGCGCGTTTCACGCGCTGCCGCCGCTGGCCAATGCGCTGGGACAGCCGACCGGCGCGGTCTACGGTCTCGGCAACATGCTGCGCCGCCTGTACAAGGACTATTCGC is part of the Gammaproteobacteria bacterium genome and harbors:
- a CDS encoding PrkA family serine protein kinase, producing MEIFEKFRDNFLKARDEEMSLQEYLMLCKEDPLAYASPAERMLAAIGEPEFVDTRNDPRLSRIFSNRVIRRYPAFREFYGMEDVIQQIVAYFRHAAQGLEERKQVLYLLGPVGGGKSSIAERLKVLMESYPIYALKGSPINESPLGLFLPERDGEMLEKEFGIPRRALSGIASPWAIKRLAEYEGDLTRFKVVRVQPSVLKQVAITKTEPGDENNQDISSLVGKVDIRKLEFFGQDDPDAYSYSGGLCLANQGLLEFVEMFKAPIKMLHPLLTATQEGNYKGTEGFSAIPFNGTIMAHSNESEWQTFRNNKNNEAFLDRVYIVKVPYCLQVSEEVKIYNKLLQGSTLSKAPCAPGTLEMMAQFSVLTRLKEPENSAIYSKMRVYDGESLKDTDPGAKSFQEYRDYAGVDEGMNGVSTRFAFKVLSSVFNYDQVEVAANPVHLMYVLEQRILREQLPEETQRRYLEFIKGWLAPRYAEFIGKEIQTAYLESYSEYGQNIFDRYVTFADYWIQNEDFRDPETGEQFDRGSLNGELEKIEKPAGIANPKDFRNEIVNFVLRARAAAGGKNPRWTSYEKLRDVIEKKMFSSTEELLPVISFNAKASAEDQQKHNNFVSRMVDKGYTEKQVRLLSEWYLRVRKSS
- a CDS encoding dienelactone hydrolase family protein, producing MSHSLKIRQTDDCVYAEPDAAPSAAVIWLHGLGADGFDFVPVAEALALPTPPRYLFPNAPLRPITLNGGMPMRGWYDILSLDRNGLQDETGVRASAARVYGLIQAQIEAGIAAERIILAGFSQGGAIALHTALRHPLRLGGLLALSTYLPLAGQLASEASATNRDLPILMCHGTRDPVLPAKLGEDSRDALRAMGYSVQWQDYPMEHQVCLEEIELIGSWLRLRLD
- a CDS encoding lipoprotein, yielding MFKRLPALLCLPMLAALCACGQTGSLYLPDQKSDLVGIPEDSREAAQAAPIAKPANQAEDEDEEAATPDEASETLDSSEGDAGTAPAASDSEPDTAGKE
- the lysA gene encoding diaminopimelate decarboxylase, with protein sequence MDHFEYRDGTLCAEDVALSEIARVHGTPSFVYSRATLSRHFQAFDQALAGMPHLICYAVKANSNLAVLQILERLGAGFDIVSGGELDRVMRAGAPARRIVFSGVGKTETEMRQALTVGIRCFNVESEAELERLNRVAVAMNKRAPVSFRVNPDVDPKTHPYISTGLKENKFGVDIASAERLYLQATELPGVEVVGVGCHIGSQLLDLSPFMDALDRLLALVERLKAQGITLRHIDVGGGLGVRYRDENPPDPAALAAAIRPKLEATGLEVMMEPGRAIAGNAGVLLTRVEYLKPAGNKHFCIVDAAMNDLIRPALYDAWQAIVPVRQRSDLESRTYDVVGPVCESGDWLGHDRELAVSPGDLLAVRTAGAYGFTMASNYNSRPRAAEVMVDGAAVHLVRARETYDDLVRGEAMLPL